One Desulfomonile tiedjei DNA window includes the following coding sequences:
- a CDS encoding FAD-dependent oxidoreductase, which translates to MAFVIIGGDAAGMSAASRAKRNDPDLHVIVLEATQDVSYSACGMPYNVADPTRVMDDLVVRHAQVFREQQGIDLRLGHRVEKIDRGRKQVRGKISDGQEFEVEYDKLLIATGANAPKLYVPGRDLPGVKVVKSLEDGRAIKAYLNSHDVKRVLIIGMGYIGLEMAEAFHTRGIQVEMAKPRPGLLTWMPEEMSRIVMDELISKGIALHFGVRLTAIEQLDGGLKVIMDKGEILADMVLMGVGIEPNSGIAAEAGLELGPSRAIAVDRTLRTSDPDIFAAGDCADAFHVVTGRRVWVPLGLRANRGGWAVGDNVTGGNVELQGIAGSAVFKVLDLEVARTGLSLQEAQEADFDAVEKYTQSASRAHAHPGSQTIHMNLVGDKTTGRLLGASMVGKEGVAHRIDSVAVALHAAMTVEEFFQCDFAYAPPFTPVWDPLLTAANQLLKKL; encoded by the coding sequence ATGGCATTTGTAATTATCGGTGGTGACGCCGCGGGAATGAGCGCCGCATCCAGAGCGAAAAGAAACGATCCGGACCTGCACGTCATAGTCCTCGAAGCTACCCAGGACGTTTCCTATTCCGCGTGCGGAATGCCATACAACGTGGCAGACCCCACCCGCGTCATGGACGATTTGGTGGTGCGTCACGCGCAAGTATTCAGGGAACAACAGGGTATCGACCTGAGGCTCGGGCACAGGGTCGAAAAGATAGATCGCGGCCGCAAGCAGGTGAGGGGCAAAATTTCCGACGGGCAGGAATTCGAGGTCGAGTATGACAAACTCTTGATTGCCACAGGCGCGAATGCTCCGAAGCTTTATGTGCCCGGAAGGGACTTGCCCGGCGTTAAAGTGGTCAAGTCGCTGGAGGACGGCAGAGCAATCAAGGCCTATCTGAATTCCCATGATGTGAAACGCGTTCTGATAATAGGGATGGGGTACATCGGCCTTGAAATGGCCGAGGCTTTTCATACACGCGGAATACAGGTGGAAATGGCAAAGCCCAGGCCAGGTCTCCTGACTTGGATGCCTGAGGAAATGTCCCGGATTGTCATGGATGAACTGATTTCCAAAGGCATCGCTCTTCATTTCGGTGTCAGGCTTACAGCCATAGAACAATTGGATGGCGGTCTCAAGGTGATCATGGACAAGGGCGAGATCCTCGCGGACATGGTGCTGATGGGCGTGGGCATTGAGCCCAATTCCGGGATCGCGGCGGAAGCCGGCCTTGAGCTTGGACCATCGAGAGCCATAGCTGTCGATCGGACCTTACGCACTTCGGACCCTGATATCTTTGCTGCGGGCGACTGTGCGGATGCTTTTCACGTGGTGACCGGCCGTCGCGTATGGGTACCTCTTGGATTGCGGGCCAACCGCGGCGGGTGGGCTGTAGGCGACAACGTGACCGGCGGCAACGTGGAACTCCAGGGTATTGCCGGAAGCGCTGTCTTCAAAGTGCTGGACCTGGAAGTGGCCCGGACCGGTTTGAGCCTGCAGGAGGCCCAAGAGGCCGATTTCGATGCTGTAGAGAAATACACTCAGAGCGCTTCCAGGGCTCATGCCCATCCGGGCAGCCAGACTATTCACATGAATCTCGTTGGAGACAAGACTACCGGAAGATTGCTCGGTGCAAGTATGGTGGGCAAGGAAGGAGTTGCGCATCGAATAGACTCGGTGGCAGTCGCTCTCCACGCGGCCATGACCGTGGAGGAGTTCTTCCAATGCGATTTCGCTTATGCTCCGCCTTTCACCCCTGTTTGGGACCCTCTCCTGACCGCGGCCAATCAATTGTTGAAAAAACTGTAG
- the ruvA gene encoding Holliday junction branch migration protein RuvA, with product MIAALRGKVLFRGINRLVLDVQGVGYDVAVTLSALESLQDNGDVFLHVYTALRENNLELYGFVDRAEKLLFEMLLTVNGIGPRTALTILSGISPTGFQKAILEGNVHTLTSIPGVGRKSAERMVLELKQKVSKMGLPGASAPERSAAATLHDDLISSLVNLGYKERIATDVAQRVIQGASPDATLSQAVRVALKELMK from the coding sequence ATGATAGCGGCTTTGCGTGGAAAAGTGTTGTTCAGAGGGATAAACCGCTTGGTATTGGACGTTCAAGGTGTGGGCTACGACGTGGCCGTCACGCTGTCTGCCTTGGAGTCCTTACAAGACAACGGCGATGTTTTCCTGCACGTCTACACAGCGCTCAGAGAAAACAATCTCGAACTGTACGGATTTGTGGACAGGGCCGAGAAGCTCCTGTTCGAGATGCTCTTGACTGTCAACGGAATAGGTCCGCGGACTGCCTTGACTATTCTGTCGGGGATATCGCCCACTGGTTTTCAGAAGGCTATTCTGGAAGGCAACGTCCATACGTTGACTTCCATACCCGGCGTGGGAAGAAAATCCGCGGAAAGAATGGTCCTGGAGCTTAAACAGAAGGTCAGCAAAATGGGCCTCCCCGGCGCGTCTGCTCCCGAAAGATCCGCGGCGGCTACTCTGCACGACGACCTGATTTCTTCGCTGGTAAACCTCGGATACAAGGAACGCATAGCCACGGATGTGGCGCAGAGAGTCATACAGGGAGCGAGCCCCGACGCCACACTTTCTCAGGCCGTTAGGGTGGCTCTGAAGGAGCTGATGAAGTGA
- the ruvC gene encoding crossover junction endodeoxyribonuclease RuvC: protein MTIVGVDPGSICTGYGIIQKNGSHSVHVASGVIRTSTGSPQPKRLWEIYQKLDDVIRKYKPEVMVVESLFHANNSQSLMKLSQARGVILLLAEAHSMELYEYSPMEIKKGLTGYGRAEKDQMKYMVGKILNLASLKSSDQADALAMALYHSHICRNNGVGS, encoded by the coding sequence ATGACCATCGTAGGCGTGGATCCCGGTAGCATTTGTACAGGCTACGGAATCATCCAAAAAAACGGCTCGCATTCAGTACACGTGGCCAGCGGCGTCATTCGCACCTCGACGGGTTCCCCGCAGCCCAAGCGTTTATGGGAAATCTACCAAAAATTGGACGACGTGATCAGGAAATACAAGCCGGAAGTAATGGTGGTGGAGTCCCTGTTTCATGCCAACAACAGCCAGAGCTTAATGAAATTAAGCCAAGCTCGAGGAGTAATCCTGCTTTTGGCCGAAGCTCATTCAATGGAGCTTTACGAATACAGCCCTATGGAAATCAAGAAAGGGCTCACGGGTTATGGCCGAGCTGAAAAGGACCAAATGAAGTACATGGTCGGAAAGATCCTGAATTTGGCCTCGTTGAAGTCATCCGATCAGGCCGATGCGCTTGCCATGGCACTGTATCATTCCCATATTTGTCGAAATAACGGAGTCGGTTCATGA
- a CDS encoding type II toxin-antitoxin system HigB family toxin, with amino-acid sequence MRVIKRKVLRDFCEIHPQEREPLLHWLQLVRVGQWENPIDVKRIFGANIDFVANNRAVFDIKGNDYRLIAEINYRRKILFVRFLGTHKEYEKVDAGTVKLY; translated from the coding sequence ATGAGAGTCATCAAGCGAAAAGTCCTTAGGGATTTTTGCGAGATCCATCCACAAGAACGTGAGCCGCTCCTGCATTGGCTCCAACTGGTGAGGGTAGGACAGTGGGAAAACCCTATTGACGTGAAAAGGATTTTTGGAGCAAACATTGACTTCGTGGCCAATAACAGAGCCGTTTTTGACATCAAGGGGAATGACTATCGCTTGATTGCTGAAATCAATTACAGGAGGAAGATCCTTTTTGTTCGCTTCCTAGGAACCCACAAGGAATATGAAAAGGTTGATGCAGGCACAGTGAAGCTGTACTAG